The Humulus lupulus chromosome 3, drHumLupu1.1, whole genome shotgun sequence genome window below encodes:
- the LOC133822336 gene encoding uncharacterized protein LOC133822336: MAEPRVKTESQTIQIPLLTPNQEEREGENEDLSEALEGLEKFLAFLGFNQACYLSFALSWTAFLVIGVLVPLLVLEFSNCSSCEKYQIKNFELQIVATQACLAAVSLLCLSHNFRKYGIRRFLFVDRHTGHMLRFRKDYVKQISGSLRLLVLWALPCFILKTAREIVRVYYINRGSWWVSTAILLALVVSWTYVSTISLTASISFHLICNLQAIHFDDYGKLLERESDVLVFIEEHIRLRYHLSKISHRFRIFLVLQFLVVTTGQFVTLFQTTGYSGMVTFINGGDFAVSSIVQVVGIIVCLHAATRISHRAQGIASLASRWHALVTCGSNDSSHHRGSNNNMLNLEAVHALNSLDLSYSESDLESMDYVAMPTNTQLVSYMSSYHRRQAFVMYLQTNPGGITIFGWTVDRALINTIFFIELSLVTFVLGKTIVFTSK, encoded by the exons ATGGCTGAGCCTCGTGTGAAAACAGAGAGTCAAACAATCCAAATACCTCTTCTCACTCCAAATCAAgaggagagagaaggagaaaaCGAGGATTTGAGTGAAGCCCTTGAAGGGTTGGAGAAGTTTCTGGCGTTTCTGGGTTTTAATCAGGCTTGTTATCTAAGCTTTGCTCTTTCTTGGACTGCCTTTTTGGtaattggggttttggttccgCTCCTTGTGCTTGAGTTCTCCAACTGTTCGAGCTGTGAGAAGTATCAGATTAAGAATTTCGAGCTCCAAATCGTGGCCACGCAGGCGTGTCTCGCCGCCGTCTCTTTGCTCTGCCTTTCCCACAACTTTCGAAAGTATGGCATACGGAGGTTCCTTTTTGTCGACCGCCATACCGGCCACATGCTCCGGTTTCGAAAGGATTATGTTAAGCAGATTTCG GGCTCCTTACGCTTGCTTGTTTTGTGGGCACTTCCATGTTTTATACTAAAGACAGCACGAGAGATTGTTCGAGTGTATTATATAAATCGTGGTTCTTGGTGGGTTTCAACTGCTATTTTACTAGCATTGGTTGTGTCCTGGACTTATGTGAGTACAATCTCTCTAACAGCCAGCATTTCGTTTCATTTGATATGCAATTTGCAAGCTATCCACTTTGATGATTATGGGAAGCTCTTGGAAAGGGAATCTGATGTTTTGGTATTTATAGAGGAGCACATTCGCCTGCGTTACCATTTATCTAAGATTAGCCATCGCTTTCGGATCTTTCTAGTTCTACAGTTCCTTGTTGTTACCACTGGTCAATTTGTCACTCTATTCCAAACCACAGGGTATAGTGGAATGGTTACTTTCATTAATGGAGGAGATTTTGCA GTCTCCTCAATTGTCCAGGTAGTTGGGATTATTGTTTGCCTGCACGCTGCAACGAGAATTTCCCATAGAGCACAAGGCATAGCATCACTTGCAAGTAGATGGCATGCGTTAGTAACATGCGGTTCTAATGATTCATCTCATCATAGAGGTTCAAACAACAATATGCTAAACTTGGAAGCTGTCCATGCATTGAATTCATTGGATTTAAGTTACTCTGAGAGTGATTTGGAGTCAATGGATTATGTTGCAATGCCAACTAATACACAACTAGTTTCTTATATGTCATCATATCACAGGAGACAAGCATTCG TGATGTATTTGCAAACCAATCCAGGAGGTATTACAATATTTGGATGGACGGTTGATCGCGCCCTCATCAACACCATCTTCTTCATTGAACTATCTCTGGTTACCTTTGTGCTGGGGAAGACTATTGTGTTCACATCAAAATGA